The sequence below is a genomic window from Acropora palmata chromosome 5, jaAcrPala1.3, whole genome shotgun sequence.
CTCTCTTTATAGCCTCTCTCGTTAAAGATCTTGCTTGCTCGCATTCAGCATCTAATAGGCAAAATACAagttgaaatcaaatgattttcacGTTATTCTTATGAAAAATCCAATTCAATCGCTTTCCATTAACATCGTCGTTACTTAAACTGTAACCTCTGATGCACCATTATTTTTGGGGTGGGTGGGGgtgggtgggggtgggggagCGTGAATAAACAATTCACGATATCGTCTGTTGATAGGGTGCAGGGATGACGTAGTGATGAGACCACTCActttccaccaatgtggcccaggTTCGATTCCATGACCCGCCGTCCTACGTGGGTTGAGCTTCTTGTTTCCTTACTATGGtgtgagaggtttttccctgaGTACCGTGGTTTTCCcctctaataataataataagaataataataataataataatcactttatttatgtCTCAAGTGTATTCAGCCGAGCACAGAGGCTCCACTAATTGGGGAgacaggaaatcaaatcaacacaaatcaagtcaaatcaaaggttggtttttggtgagagggaaaactggagtaaacggggaaaaacctctcggaacagagtagagaaccaacaaactcaatccacatatgacGTCCGATCcaggaatcgaacccgggccacattggtggaagggcAGTAccctcaccactgcgccaacactcctctcctcaaaaaccaacgtttgatttgaattgatttgcattaattgttaattttagttgacagtgtccccaattaatGCTCTACCGTTAGAACAACTAGACTCTTAAATAAAAGTTCCTCTCCTTTCCTTTATAAAATGAAATCCAGTTAAACAAAGCAAATGTGTGACGGACATCCATTAAACGCGAAAAAAGGCGAGTTagaaaaatatcaatttcTTCTGTCACTATGAAGGATAATTTACATAAGACGTTATTAAATTGAAAGAATAAGGCTTCCCCAAATATTGAACACTAAATACAAAGTGAACTGTCCTCGGTTCCATCATGATTGAAAGCGGAAGCTGTCGAGTGATCACGTGCTTTCCCCTCGCTTTGCCTGTCAGTCGCACTTTGTACTTTCTTTGGCTGCATGCATTGGCCAACTCGAAGGCCACTCCCAGACCCTCGCGTTTTCGAGTCACGAGTAGCAAACACGTTTCGTGCAAATCTTTGACTTCCGAGTCAGTTCCAAAACTATTGGCTTGAAAAACGGTCTCTAAGACGTCCGACGagctttttatttcaaaccatTTCCAGTGATTTTTCTTAGAAAGTTCTCTTCCATAATTGTGCGAATCGCAGACACATGATTCTACCCTGACACCGTGATCTACACATTTCTCGAATCTCCGGTAAATGGTAACTCTCCGGTTGTTGACAATTGTTGGATAGCTCTTTTGTCTGCGGGTGGAGGATCCCGCAGGATAAGTGACTTGaatttcaaatatctctttctCGGGAAATACAACGATGTCCATTGTCACAAGATAATCTGAGCCCACTTTTCTTCTCCGAATTTTTTCGAACGTATGCCCAACTAATCTTTGACATCGGCCAAATCCTCCACTCCTATTATGTGAATTGAAATAACTCTCCTGGATGTTGTTGTTAATGAAGCCTAACGCGAACTCAGCGAGGAAAGTGAATTGTGCATCATTATCCGGGAACCTTTGTTCCCAACCTGCACACTTGCAAACTGCTGAGGGCTTTATAGATATATCTGCGCATGTGCGATTGATAGGAATTTCTGAAAAGATCCCTTCTCGGAGATAAGAACTGGAGGTTAACTTTTCTGAGCTTCCAATCGACATAATTGCTTTGTGGAGATCCAAAGTGGTTAACAAACGTTTCTGGTTTGTAATCATCGCGCGCATGCGTCTCAGTCCAAGAATATTGGCCACTTTGCTTGGAACTATTGCAAAGAGAAGTGAATCGTACACTTCCGTTCGGCCTTCCATagtttgaaaagaaagtttgGTTGTCTTTGGACCATGatcggaaaacacgattgTTAGGGTGTTCTCTTCATGTGCGATCGAATACAGATAGCCCGACAACGCATCATCGATTTGACGAATTCGAGTCCCAGTTACTTCATGTCCAGGACTAAGATGGGTATAAGCAAAAATGGGTTGCGTCTTGCCTGAGTCTATATAACCTTGAAAAACGTTCAGGGAGTAGTCTAGAAAATGCTCCGCGAAAACTTTTCCGCCGAAACAAATCCTCTTTGGTCGATTGAACTGATTTGTGACGTTATATCGTTTTAAGACATCGCACGTCGCGTGAGACAAGCCGTAGTCATCGATATAGTATCCATTCactatttctttaaaaatttcccATCTCTTTTCGATTTCGTCAGTAGTGTGCGGCGTCTTGTTCTGAAAAACATTATTTGTGAATAGCGAGCCCCATTCATCAAACCAACAACTGTCTTCTTGTAGAAGAGTGTAATAACCTTGATTCTTAAGCTTCTTATACAGAACTTCTATGCCATAAGTTCCATTGGAATGCTCGACGTAGTTAAAGTCAGTTTTCCCAGACATGAAAGCTCGAATATTGTGGAAGGTGTACGGGGCTGAACTCTGCAGTAGTTCGAAGTCAAGTGCAGTAGCATTTATTGAATCATTATGCACAAGGGTTCTTAAAGTGTCGACAGTTTTCGGGAGGGAGCGATAAAAATGCGCTCGTGAAACCGAATCCAGAACGACGACGTTGAAATTGATGAGATTCTTGTCTCGTTCGTCGGGAAGAAATTCTGATTGTTCCGTCTCCAATAGCGGAGGAAACGTTAGAATCTGCGAAATCATCGCGTTTTTTCGTCCTGGTTTGCAGTGTAAAAAACAGAAGTTAAATCTCCTCAGGGTGTTAACAATTACAAATTGGGAAAGAAATGTCTCAAGTGCCTTGGCAGAagtaaaattttgttgttctttttctttgtccaCAATTCCCTCTGAGGGATGAATTCCCGTCACAGTTACGGGATGTCCCTTACAGGGGGACAAATCGCAGTGGAATTTTAAATCATTCTCGGGACTCGATCGCCAAGTGTCCTCGATTGAGCAAATCTCTCTCTGGGATCTCTGAAGGCATTTTAAAGGTTTCTTATGAGTCTCATATTCCCTTGCAGCTCGTTCGCAATCTGTTTCGTTTGGTTTGTGCAAAATACAAGAGACCTCCTCATTTGCCTTTTCTGTTTCCTCTgtcttgttttttattttcctgatCCCCATGTACGGACATGGAGTTCCTTCTGGAAACTCGCCTAGACCATCGTAGTCTTCATGGAAAAGTATCTCCAAGATGTTTCCATGTCCACTGATTATGTTCGAATCGATAAAGGACGGGTCAGAAGAATCATCATTTCCTTCCAGTGCAATTTCCGTGTGATTAATCGGCTTAGACTCctccaacatttctttcaaatccACTGCAGTGAAACTCGATTCCTTCGTGAATGTCTTAGGTTTCGCCGTTTGATATTCTGAGGAACTGCCTTGATCCATTGAGAATTCACCATTTTTTAAACCAGATTCCGTTTTAGAATGTCCATCGTTGTTCGTAGTCacgatttttgcttttgtttcggGCCACAATTCTTCATTATGATGGGGTCCATTATCGGAATGACCGTCTAATGTCTCCGCAATGGCAACGTGTTCCGTTTCGGGATGTAGGAGATGTTCTCCAGTATAACTTTCAAAATCTGTTGATTAAAAGCAATTAATATGAGTCCATGTCTTATTGTGCTCTCCTGGCCCCAATAATGACCAATTGTGGGATTGCTTTGGCCTTGATCACGTGCACACGGCACCATTTTAATTGAGTCCCAGGCCTCAGTTGTTGAAAAGTGGTACGGCGCCATcgcggataaatcactatccaatACAAGTGGATACGTACTATCAAAACCTAGCTATGGAGTTATCCattgaacaactgggaccaAGATAATATGAGGCTTTGATGTTACACTTCTTGTCTCATAATGAATACGAAGTTAGCCCTGCAAAgtcagttttaaaaaatagcGGAACTTGCATGTGACACGAGTACGCGTTTGTTTCATGGTGAATCCGATTTTTCTTGGGAGTGCGGAAAAGGAGCATACAGTTCCCGTCATGTTGTACATTCTGTTTTTCTGACCTTTCTTTTAACCCCAAGAATGTTTTGCCTTTAATTGTGTCACACATCCATTGTCTTGAAAGTGTAGACCCAGGGTTGAGTCTATGTCTGTAATCTTGAAAGAGGTCCGATCGATTGCTACATATGTTGGAAACTCTGAAAAAATACAGTTATCTTCACCTATGGTTGATACCGAGTTTGGCCGTTTTCCTGTCACTAATAAGTGGGAATCATCAAGACGGATCTTCGTAGCCCAGAAGTATATTCCAGCTGAAAGGAGGACAAGAACAACGAACACCTGAAAACAACAGAAGTCGCAGCTCTCAGCTTTTGAATTATTATACATGATAGGTCCGGGTGCAGACTACATTGGACACTGAAAGGAACAGGGAGTTAACCGGTGGCTCAgctggttgagcatcgggctgccATGGTCGTGAGgtcaactccggccggaccaacacacgtggtcttaaaataaagaaaacaacccTGAGAACGGGTTTGGTGATTTGCGTTGACACAGTGCATTCTGGTTAATGCAATGGAGTCTGGTCAGAAGTGATAAATTCATCCAAGCTTACATATTTTTACTTATCTAATACATGGTAACACTATGGCACATTCTCTTGACAGTGACATATTAAGTCGGGGCTATAGAGTGATAGCCTATTCTCTCGAAAATGAGAAATTTAACTTGGAATTCGTCCGTCAGTTCCCTTTCACTCGGCCACCTCAATAAcagataaaaaatataaaaaacaaaaaaaaacaaaacaaaaaaaacaaacaaacaatgacAGAAAAACTTTCAATTTGGAATCACGAATAAGCATTTGTTTAGAATAGATTTAATTTATACCagacaagtgaatagtgcttttggcgctcgctgattggctagcctGGAAACTATTATCCAATTatattcacctccgagcatCGAGCGGCATGCGAAACTCTAAAGATCGATCATTTTCCAGTTTATTGTCACAGATAAAGTAGTTTGTGGcgctattttttcaacttgtgtgatatatactaaaacaattattcaccacGGTGttggtgaatagtggtggatatttacctcgccgcttcgcggctcAACAAATATCCACCACCACTGACCTACACCGCAGTGAATAATTGTTGAATAGGAATGCAATTAAAGCAAGTAATTAAACCTTTAAGTTTAGTATGGCGTCTATTTGATAATAGTTCTACTTAAAGCGTGCAAAGACAGAATCTCGTACCTTTTTGCTTCTCATCATGaaagccgccatcttggatttgaaaaataacttttcattcaacttgaTCAAAATTTACTGATCAGAACGGCGCCCAACTTCCACGATCATCACATTTTGCAGGCCAGAGAAACAAATCGAGTTATTTAAATGTCCAATTTGCGGACCAAATCATACAACGGGACTCTTGGGAAATCCTTCACGCTatcaaaagcaaaatgatTGTGATTTAAAGTGAAACCTGTAAAAATTCATTATTTGCGTTCTGTGTTTTGTTATTGGAAAAGACAGGTCTTGCGGGTAGCATCCAACTTTGCTTGTTCTTGGGTTGTGCTGTGTATTTTACTTGCATTTCCTTTggattaataattaaaaaatgcaCGTGTATCTTAGTTTGCCCGGATCTCCTTCGCTTTTGAGCCTACAAGAGTGAAATACCATTGCATTGTTGTTGATAAAAGGTACTGCGATAACCCTCATGATAGCTCCGTTAAGAGAACAGTGAGCGTCAAATGCCGGAGGTCGTTCACTGAGCTCCACTCCGTGCCTTTGAGTTAGTAAACTGAGAAAGAAAATCTGTCTTTGTAATAATTGGCACTTTTGAATGGTTCAGTTCTTTTAGTCATCTCAAATGACGCCAGGAGCTCGTAGAAGGATAGTAGAGGACATAGTTTATGCTCCTGCAGGAGGTTGAAGTATCGAGGAATACTGAAAAGGAATGTTGCTAGTGACTGTTATTTCCGCTCCGTTCTTTCACTCTGAAAGAAGCTTCCGCTCCGGTTATAAAAacatcagaagaaaaaaatgaaaacgaacCTTGCAGACTTGACAGATTGGGACAAAAGACGTAAATAAATAGAAGATGTTGCTGTAGTCGCAATAACCTATGAAGTCTCGTGATCCTGGCATTAACctaaagaaaatattgaaaatagtCATTCAACGGGACCGAGGGAAAGCAGATCAAGTTTAGGCTCGaaagacaaaagcaaaaactaaaaacaacaacaacaatgacaacaacaCCGATATTCTAAAGTAAGATAAACTTAACTGTTTCAAGAGAAAGTCAGAAGTGTAGCGTGCATTATTGGGATTTTCATAGATGAGGGGGGGTATAGAGGAGTTCCTTAGTCCCCGCATTGATTATACCCATACCGCAGTGTCAGACCATTTCCTCGACAACAACCATTCGCATCACCATTTGTAAACTTGAAACACGATAAAAATTAGGCGTGACTCTCTACAAAAAGCACGTGAAACAGCACGCTTGATCCATAAGGCCAAGTAACATGAACCGGTTGAATTATATAAACGCAATAAACTGTAATCGTTATCGTTgataaatcaaatttaaatccTCCTAGTTGCCGCACCTTTACGTCATTTTTTGTGTAATTTGACTTAATTGTTTCATGGGaaatttacatttcttttctccttcgtcattttttttttcagtggctGCAAATATCTTTTTGACAATCTCGAAATGATAAGGTACTGTTTCGGacaaactaattttttttttttcaatcgaCGTTTGAGCAAGGACGATCACGGTAATGGTGTTTACCTTGATTTTGTcgttgaaaattaaaagataaGCTAAAACGAAATAATTGCGCAAGGTTGGCTGGACAGCTTTGAGgattatatatgtataaatcaagaatttcttttaaagaatGGGCTAAATTCATCAGTTCGAGTAGTGTAATTCCATCCGAAAATCACCGGAACTAAAAAAGCTTTCACTGTGGTGGGCGAGGAGAATGGGAAGGACTTCCGGTGGAATTGTCAAGAGACCAATAACACAGCGAGGTGTTTGCCAGTGCGATTAGAAGCTGATGATAGTGACCGGTTGAGCACTAGCTAGAGGAAAATGGAAAAGGTGGACGCGGGTTAAAAGTTTATAGAACGGAGTCAGCTTTAATAGTTTAAGTTACGTTTAGGCAATTTAAGTACCAACAACAACGTGACTGAAGACGCAGTTTTCGAACATGGAATGCGTCTTGCTGTTAGTCGTACTTTTGGACTTATCTTGTTCAGGTAAGCTGAAATTTCGTGATGATTGCCGCTTCTTCGAAtttgaagttttcttttgctggTAGCACTCTTCTGTCTCTCACTGAGGTTTTCTACCGTGTCATTTGCCTCTTTTGAACTTTACTTTTTAGTTATTTGTCTCGTTTAGTACTCATTACATATCGCAGCTGCATTTGTATCTTTCAGCATTGTACCCTGATATCTAAAGCCTGCCATCGAAATCGTAATACTTATAATTTCACGTGCGCACAGTTAGCTTCGACTTTTCGACCTCGTGATTTTTTCGTAAGCGAGATAAACTCTTTCTGCACAAAAGGAGAGTATAGGTTTTGCTGGAATTCAGTTTATGCACATTCGGTTTTGGATCATCTCTTAATTATTTAGCGCGCCGTCTGAAGCTGGTTATTAACACCAGTCGCAGATCTTCACGCTTGGATGTTTCTTTCATGTTGCACAGCTTGCTGCGTGTTTTCATTGCACCTTTGTCCAGTGAGATCAGGGAAATACATTGTGCTTCATTGTTAtctaattattttcaatgtaAGCATGAGGTAAATCTCGGAAGAATGCTCCTCCATTCGAAAATGAAACCTGCACTTATGCCCTCTCGCttagaataaataaataaataagccGTTTGATTTTAGTGGAGTATTATATACATTGTCAGTTATTAAAAGTGTGGGAAACATCAATTTTCTGGATGACAAATAAATTACGCACGTGTAAGGTAACATTCCTACATGTGATAAATATCATCCTGTTTTCGTAATGATCTCGAGCTgatatttgcttttgctttggACCATTGGAGTATGTATTCCACCTTgagattcaaaaatttttttcttacttgaAATCACTCTGCCATGACTGTCTGACGACATAAATAAGAGACATGGAGCACGCCATGTGGCATTTTGCCCTCCGTCTTAAtctcaatattattatatatacagTATATTTTCGTATGCAGCAAGTAGTTCCTTAACTTCTCAATATACATGTAATTGGCTtgcaatttaattaatttggtGAGGATAAAATCATAGCTTAATTACATTTGAATATATTATTCTCATGTACTTCTCAGACTTGTAATTTGGTTAAATACCTTGATTGCTTTCCATATCACAAAAGTTTTTGCCTAAAGTTTTGCCATTTAAAGGTGAAGTAGTGTATGTAGCGATCTGATTTGTTAGAATGGAGTATCAATGTAGATACATTCTTTGGAAATAGACCGTATCTTTATTAACACACTTGTCAAaacttgtattttcattttttctcttggtcTCATTATtctaagacaaaaaaaagtttgctGTCTATGTTCTTGAGAATGACAGCTCTCAGAAGGATGACAtgtttgagaaaaaaagtgatTACAAAAATACAGTCATTGCTTCGATCTTCTCATGCATTGATGTGAAGTGAATGACCAGACTGTTGTTGACAAACaataatatattattaattttcagaTTTGTATACAAATGTTAGGTTTTGCCAAACAAGTTGTTTAAGGTTAAATTGGTACCTCAATAAATAGAGAAATGCTGATATTTTTAGTATTAGCTCTCTGTTGGAGTTAATTTAAAGAACCAACACTCAAATTATCAGCTAGCTTTTCTATCATATTATAGTGAAATTTCAACCTGATGAACTCTTTTGATAAAACTTACTCTTCCTTTTACACTGTCCCAATAAAACCAACCATTGTCATTGGTCTGTACAGCTGTGCTAAATTCTTTGTCACCTGCCAGTCTGAGTTTTCTCCACACATGACTTTAGTCCTTGCTTATAATTTTTCCATGCATCTTATTAAAATTCACCAATCCAGAGTTGTCTAATAGGATTTAAGTAGATTAGGAGAGTTAAGTCAATGACAGTGTGGTCTGAAATTTTTCCCTTGCTCatttatttttgctctttttgttGAGAAATTGTACTTGACAAAACTATTCAAGGAACTGCCAATATCGCTGGTTACTGGTGCATTTTGACAGCCCTGCTTACCTTTGTTCCTTTTTAGTCTCTACTACTCAGGGAAAATCAGGATCGACTTTGCAGATGGAGTTTCCAAATTCTCCTGAAGGACACCATCCAGCCACTATGTCGTCCTTTTTTCCTGCTGTTTCATATTCTCCAAGCAGTAGAGTTAACATGGTAAAAACAAGCCAGGTGGAGTCCtccacattaattttaacatcTCTTAGTAAAGCAGATGTGAAAGGAAAACCTCCAAGTATGAAATCGGAACTTGGTGTGATGAATAGCAAAACTCAAGATTATGTTCAAAGAATAGAGACAGAATTGACTCCAAAAGTAACATTCAGTAGGACAGCAATTCTAATGCAGACAAGTGTTAGCCCAACGTCAGAAGTTACAAC
It includes:
- the LOC141882132 gene encoding uncharacterized protein LOC141882132 → MAAFMMRSKKVFVVLVLLSAGIYFWATKIRLDDSHLLVTGKRPNSVSTIDFESYTGEHLLHPETEHVAIAETLDGHSDNGPHHNEELWPETKAKIVTTNNDGHSKTESGLKNGEFSMDQGSSSEYQTAKPKTFTKESSFTAVDLKEMLEESKPINHTEIALEGNDDSSDPSFIDSNIISGHGNILEILFHEDYDGLGEFPEGTPCPYMGIRKIKNKTEETEKANEEVSCILHKPNETDCERAAREYETHKKPLKCLQRSQREICSIEDTWRSSPENDLKFHCDLSPCKGHPVTVTGIHPSEGIVDKEKEQQNFTSAKALETFLSQFVIVNTLRRFNFCFLHCKPGRKNAMISQILTFPPLLETEQSEFLPDERDKNLINFNVVVLDSVSRAHFYRSLPKTVDTLRTLVHNDSINATALDFELLQSSAPYTFHNIRAFMSGKTDFNYVEHSNGTYGIEVLYKKLKNQGYYTLLQEDSCWFDEWGSLFTNNVFQNKTPHTTDEIEKRWEIFKEIVNGYYIDDYGLSHATCDVLKRYNVTNQFNRPKRICFGGKVFAEHFLDYSLNVFQGYIDSGKTQPIFAYTHLSPGHEVTGTRIRQIDDALSGYLYSIAHEENTLTIVFSDHGPKTTKLSFQTMEGRTEVYDSLLFAIVPSKVANILGLRRMRAMITNQKRLLTTLDLHKAIMSIGSSEKLTSSSYLREGIFSEIPINRTCADISIKPSAVCKCAGWEQRFPDNDAQFTFLAEFALGFINNNIQESYFNSHNRSGGFGRCQRLVGHTFEKIRRRKVGSDYLVTMDIVVFPEKEIFEIQVTYPAGSSTRRQKSYPTIVNNRRVTIYRRFEKCVDHGVRVESCVCDSHNYGRELSKKNHWKWFEIKSSSDVLETVFQANSFGTDSEVKDLHETCLLLVTRKREGLGVAFELANACSQRKYKVRLTGKARGKHVITRQLPLSIMMEPRTVHFVFSVQYLGKPYSFNLITSYVNYPS